One Drechmeria coniospora strain ARSEF 6962 chromosome 01, whole genome shotgun sequence genomic region harbors:
- a CDS encoding elongation factor 3 gives MASCPVSPPVMVAKGAGPPPSQEDVSAFVTTIFTAKTSSASVDASYALCDLFLNSVGFAGLQTYGVLAEIKKAAADKKDGLRRESSQNLLGALFERFPQRQPLSEVLFLVQDEGLVACALDALSDKGAVVREAAQYGLDALFANLSAEALVSGLLPVLSRYLGKKTGKWQGTVGAYKMLQKMADKAQIAIGTTKEEAADKDILRESMGSKLAGLIPLVEGGMHDLKGEVEKQSVLTMNSLTTLLSNDDVAPRIPLLVDTMQHPSTQTLQKAIHALSQTTFVAIVTSPVLALLTPFLERSLNSPNTAQEVLRQTVVIVENLTKLVHDPIEARTFLPKLMPGVKAVCDRASLPEVRELAERALATMQHAMGNDRDIIAKTTSDDVAKVLDEQIKKHGGLVGHADTYASARPYICDMVATDVNFRFVARISARIAPYLQTVVKEDGAHRKIGDAVEKLYVDEDHRRHGVPEKEDDGEVEIVNADFSLAYGGMLLLSHTNLRLLKGHRYGLCGRNGAGKSTLMRSIANGKLEGFPPQDVLRTCFVEHNQGEDADISILEFVSKDPSISAQGTERIAEVLEEFGFTSGPEGRQAEKVGSLSGGWKMKLALARAMLQKADVLLLDEPTNHLDVTNIAWLENYLKTHTDITSLIVSHDSGFLDNVTTDIYHYEPGKKLACYKGNLAAFVEVRPEAKSYYTLSASNVQFKFPPPGILTGVKSLTRAIIRMSNVSYAYPGATKTSLADVSCQLSLSSRVAIIGPNGAGKSTLIKLLTGETIPTTGKVEKHPNLRIGYIKQHALEHVEMHLEKTPNQYLQWRYANGDDREVHMKQTRVLSDKDREQMDKWIDMKDGKSQKQIEALVGRQKYKKTFQYEVKWRGLLPKNNNMLSRDTLIELGFNKLVQEFDDHEASREGLGYRELLPKVISKHFEDLGLDPDIANHNEIGSLSGGQKVKVVIAGAMWNNPHLLVLDEPTNFLDRDSLGGLAVAIREFKGGVILISHNEEFVGALCSEQWHVADGRVALRGTTAVSLDRFEDSRPGSGVNSTAASSVVSSAVNSGAEDNGDMKFRARKKKKMTKKELKEREGTPHPPDTDDEDN, from the exons ATGGCATCTTGTCCCGTCTCGCCACCCGTCATGGTGGCCAAGGGTGCCGGTCCTCCGCCGTCTCAGGAGGACGTCTCTGCCTTTGTCACCACCATCTTCACGGCCAAGACATCGTCTGCCTCGGTCGACGCGAGCTATGCCCTCTGCGACCTGTTCCTCAActccgtcggcttcgccggCCTCCAGACGTACGGCGTCCTGGCCGAGATCAaaaaggcggccgccgatAAGAAGGATGGCCTCCGGCGGGAGAGCAGCCAGaacctcctcggcgccctcttCGAGCGATTCCCCCAGAGGCAGCCCCTGAGCGAGGTCCTGTTTCTCGTTCAGgacgagggcctcgtcgcctgcgcGCTGGACGCACTCTCCGATAAGGGTGCCGTCGTCCGTGAGGCTGCCCAGtatggcctcgacgccctcttCGCGAACCTCAgcgccgaggccctcgtctCCGGCCTGCTGCCCGTCCTGTCCCGCTACCTGGGCAAGAAGACGGGAAAGTGGCAGGGGACCGTCGGCGCCTACAAGATGCTGCAGAAGATGGCCGACAAGGCCCAGatcgccatcggcaccaccaaggaggaggcggccgacaaggacATCCTCCGCGAGTCCATGGGCTCcaagctcgccggcctcaTCCCCCTCGTCGAAGGCGGCATGCACGACCTCAagggcgaggtcgagaagCAGTCCGTCCTCACCATGAACTCGCTCACGACCCTCCTGTCCAACGACGACGTGGCGCCCCGGATacccctcctcgtcgacaccatGCAGCACCCGTCGACGCAAACGCTGCAAAAGGCCATCCACGCGCTCTCGCAGACGACCTTTGTTGCCATCGTCACCTcgcccgtcctcgccctcctgaCGCCCTTCCTCGAGCGCTCCCTCAACTCGCCCAACACGGCGCAGGAGGTGCTGCGTCAGActgtcgtcatcgtcgagaaCCTCACCAAGCTCGTTCACGATCCCATCGAGGCCCGGACCTTCCTGCCCAAGCTGATGCCCGGCGTCAAGGCCGTCTGCGACCGGGCGTCGCTCCCCGAAGTTCgtgagctcgccgagcgagccttggcgacgatgcagcACGCCATGGGCAACGACCGTGACATCATCGCCAAGACGACCTCGgacgacgtggccaaggtcctcgacgagcagatCAAGAagcacggcggcctcgtcggtcaCGCCGACACCTACGCCTCGGCACGACCGTATATCTGCGACATGGTGGCGACCGACGTCAACTTCCGATTCGTCGCCCGCATCTCCGCCCGCAtcgctccgtacctgcagaccgtcgtcaaggaggaCGGTGCCCACCGGAAgatcggcgacgccgtcgagaagctgtacgtcgacgaggaccatCGGCGCCACGGCGTGCCCGAgaaggaggacgacggcgaggtcgagattGTCAACGCCGACTTCTCGCTCGCCTACGGCGGCATGCTGCTGCTCTCCCACACCAACCTGAGGCTTCTCAAGGGCCACCGCTACGGCCTGTGCGGCCgcaacggcgccggcaagtCGACGCTGATGAGGAGCATCGCCAacggcaagctcgagggCTTCCCCCCCCAGGACGTGCTGCGCACCTGCTTCGTCGAGCACAACCagggcgaggacgccgacaTCAGCATCCTCGAGTTCGTCTCCAAGGATCCCAGCATTTCGGCGCAGGGAACCGAGCGCATCgccgaggtgctcgaggagTTTGGCTTCACCTCGGGCCCCGAAGGTCGCCAGGCCGAAAAGGTCGGATCGCTGTCCGGCGGTTGGAAGATgaagctcgccctcgcccgcgccaTGCTGCAAAAGGCCGAcgtcctgctgctcgacgagccgacCAACCACCTCGACGTGACCAACATTGCGTGGTTGGAAAACTATCTCAAGACGCACACTGACATCACGAGCCTCATCGTCTCCCACGACTCGGGCTTCCTCGACAACGTCACCACCGACATCTACCACTACGAGCCGGGCAAGAAGCTGGCCTGCTACAAGGGCAACCTGGCCGCCTTTGTCGAGGTCCGGCCCGAGGCCAAGAGCTACTACACCCTCTCGGCGAGCAACGTCCAGTTCAAGTTCCCGCCCCCCGGCATCCTCACGGGCGTCAAGTCGCTCACGCGCGCCATCATCCGCATGAGCAACGTCTCGTACGCCTACCCCGGCGCGACCAAGacgtcgctcgccgacgtctcgTGCCAGCTCTCGCTGTCGTCTcgcgtcgccatcatcgggcccaacggcgccggcaagtCGACGCTCATCAAGCTGCTCACGGGCGAGACCatcccgacgacgggcaaggTCGAGAAGCACCCGAACCTGCGCATCGGCTACATCAAGCAGCACGccctcgagcacgtcgagaTGCACCTCGAGAAGACGCCGAACCAGTACCTGCAGTGGCGCTacgccaacggcgacgaccgCGAGGTGCACATGAAACAGACGCGCGTCCTCTCCGACAAGGATCGCGAGCAAATGGACAAGTGGATCGACATGAAGGACGGCAAGTCGCAGAAGCAGatcgaggccctcgtcggtCGTCAAAAGTACAAGAAGACGTTTCAATACGAAGT CAAATGGCGCGGCCTGCTCCCCAAGAACAACAACATGCTCTCGCGCGACACCCTCATCGAGCTGGGCTTCAACAAGCTCGTCCAGGAGTTTGACGACCACGAGGCCTCGCGCGAGGGCCTCGGCTACCGCGAGCTCCTCCCCAAGGTCATCTCCAAGCACTTTGaggacctcggcctcgaccccGACATTGCCAACCACAACGAGATCGGCTCGCTCTCGGGCGGGCAAAAGGTCAAGGTGgtcatcgccggcgccatgtGGAACAACCCTCACCTCCTGGtgctcgacgagccgacCAACTTCCTCGACCGCGactccctcggcggcctcgccgtggCCATCCGCGAGTTTAAGGGCGGCGTCATCCTCATCTCCCACAATGAAGAGTTTGTCGGCGCCCTGTGCTCCGAGCAGTGGCACGTCGCCGATGGACGGGTCGCGCTGCGCGGCACCACGGCCGTTAGCCTCGACCGCTTCGAAGACAGCCGGCCCGGCAGCGGCGTGAACAGCACGGCCGCGAGCTCCGTCGTCAGCAGCGCCGTGAActcgggcgccgaggacaacGGCGACATGAAGTTTAGGGCccgcaagaagaagaagatgacCAAGAAGGAGCTCAAGGAGCGCGAG GGCACGCCGCACCCACCGGacacggacgacgaggataaCTGA